In a genomic window of Oncorhynchus keta strain PuntledgeMale-10-30-2019 chromosome 28, Oket_V2, whole genome shotgun sequence:
- the LOC118360863 gene encoding dnaJ homolog subfamily C member 11 isoform X1 yields MAPALEDDEIDNNDYYSLLNVRREATQEELKGSYRRLCMLYHPDKHRDPELKRQAEQLFNLVHQAYEVLSDPQLRAIYDIYGKRGLDVEGWEVMERKRTPVEIREEFERLQREREERRLQQRTNPKGMISVGVDATDLFDRYEEDYKDLPGGGFPHVEINKMHISQSIEAPLTTTDTAVLSGSLSTHNGNGGGNINLALRRVTSAKGWGEVEFGAGDSHGPLLGMKIFRNLTARCFVTAQCGFQFSSRGVRPGCTTVLARHLDKNTMGYLQWRWGTQSSMNTSIVRDTKTSHFTFAMQLGIPHSFMMMSYQYKFQDDEQTKVKGSIKSGFFGTVVEYGAERKISRHSVLGATVSVGVPQGVSLKIKLNRASQTYFFPIHLTDQLLPSAVFYATVGPLIFYLAIQRLIIRPYVRAQQEQDLEKHRESSASDIARKKQEAESAVLLMQESVRRIIETEESRMGLIILNAWYGKFVTDNSRRHERAKVIDVSVPLQCLVKDSKLILTEATKTGLPGFYDPCVGEEKSLKVLYQFRGVMHQVLSPDGEALRIPKQSHRIDADT; encoded by the exons ATGGCGCCGGCCTTAGAAGACGATGAAATCGACAACAACGATTACTATTCTTTACTTAATGTCAGAAGAGAG GCGACACAGGAGGAGCTGAAGGGATCATACAGGCGACTGTGCATGCTCTACCACCCAGACAAGCACAGAGACCCAGAATTAAAGAGGCAGGCAGAGCAGCTCTTTAACCTAGTGCATCAAGCTTATGAGG TCCTAAGTGATCCACAGTTACGAGCCATCTATGACATCTATGGCAAGAGAGGGCTGGATGTTGAAGGATGGGAG GTGATGGAGAGAAAAAGAACTCCAGTAGAGATCCGAGAGGAGTTTGAgcgtctgcagagagagagggaggagagacggctACAGCAGAGGACCAATCCCAAG GGGATGATCAGTGTGGGTGTAGATGCCACAGACCTCTTTGATCGCTATGAGGAGGATTACAAGGATTTGCCCGGAGGGGGCTTCCCACATGTTGAGATCAACAAGATGCACATATCACAATCCATAGAG GCCCCCCTCACCACCACAGACACGGCTGTTCTCTCTGGCTCCCTGTCAACCCACAACGGAAACGGAGGAGGAAACATTAACCTGGCATTACGGAGAGTCACCTCTGCTAAGGGATGGGGGGAG GTAGAGTTTGGGGCAGGAGACTCACACGGGCCCCTCTTAGGAATGAAGATATTCCGCAACCTCACTGCTCGCTG CTTTGTGACTGCTCAGTGTGGATTCCAGTTCTCATCCCGGGGCGTGCGGCCTGGTTGCACCACGGTGCTGGCTCGGCACCTGGACAAGAACACCATGGGTTACCTGCAATGGCGCTGGGGCACCCAGTCCTCCATGAACACCAGCATCGTCAGGGACACCAAGACCAGCCACTTCACCTTCGCCATGCAG CTTGGGATCCCTCACTCCTTCATGATGATGAGCTACCAGTACAAGTTCCAGGACGATGAACAGACCAAAGTCAAGGGCTCAATCAA ATCAGGCTTTTTTGGGACAGTGGTGGAGTATGGTGCGGAGAGGAAGATCAGTCGGCACAGTGTCCTGGGGGCAACTGTCAGTGTAGGAGTACCTCAGGGAGTCTCCCTCAAGATAAA GCTGAACCGTGCCAGCCAGACATATTTCTTCCCCATCCATCTGACTGACCAGCTCCTGCCCAGTGCAGTGTTCTACGCCACGGTTGGACCACTCATCTTCTACCTCGCTATCCAGAGACTCATCATAAGGCCCTACGTGCGTGCCCAGCAGGAACA GGACCTAGAGAAGCACCGGGAGAGTTCAGCCTCGGACATTGCTAGGAAAAAGCAGGAGGCAGAATCTGCT GTTTTGCTAATGCAGGAGTCTGTGCGCAGGATCATTGAAACGGAGGAATCCAGAATGG GTCTCATCATCCTCAACGCTTGGTATGGCAAGTTTGTGACCGACAACAGTCGGAGGCATGAGCGGGCAAAGGTCATTGATGTGTCTGTTCCACTGCAATGCTTGGTGAAGGACTCCAAGCTCATCCTCACCGAGGCTACAAAG ACTGGATTACCTGGGTTCTATGACCCCTgtgtgggggaggagaagagCCTGAAAGTCCTGTATCAGTTCCGGGGGGTGATGCATCAAGTTCTCTCCCCTGATGGGGAAGCACTCAGGATACCAAAACAAT CTCACAGGATTGATGCTGACACATAG
- the LOC118360863 gene encoding dnaJ homolog subfamily C member 11 isoform X2 — protein sequence MLYHPDKHRDPELKRQAEQLFNLVHQAYEVLSDPQLRAIYDIYGKRGLDVEGWEVMERKRTPVEIREEFERLQREREERRLQQRTNPKGMISVGVDATDLFDRYEEDYKDLPGGGFPHVEINKMHISQSIEAPLTTTDTAVLSGSLSTHNGNGGGNINLALRRVTSAKGWGEVEFGAGDSHGPLLGMKIFRNLTARCFVTAQCGFQFSSRGVRPGCTTVLARHLDKNTMGYLQWRWGTQSSMNTSIVRDTKTSHFTFAMQLGIPHSFMMMSYQYKFQDDEQTKVKGSIKSGFFGTVVEYGAERKISRHSVLGATVSVGVPQGVSLKIKLNRASQTYFFPIHLTDQLLPSAVFYATVGPLIFYLAIQRLIIRPYVRAQQEQDLEKHRESSASDIARKKQEAESAVLLMQESVRRIIETEESRMGLIILNAWYGKFVTDNSRRHERAKVIDVSVPLQCLVKDSKLILTEATKTGLPGFYDPCVGEEKSLKVLYQFRGVMHQVLSPDGEALRIPKQSHRIDADT from the exons ATGCTCTACCACCCAGACAAGCACAGAGACCCAGAATTAAAGAGGCAGGCAGAGCAGCTCTTTAACCTAGTGCATCAAGCTTATGAGG TCCTAAGTGATCCACAGTTACGAGCCATCTATGACATCTATGGCAAGAGAGGGCTGGATGTTGAAGGATGGGAG GTGATGGAGAGAAAAAGAACTCCAGTAGAGATCCGAGAGGAGTTTGAgcgtctgcagagagagagggaggagagacggctACAGCAGAGGACCAATCCCAAG GGGATGATCAGTGTGGGTGTAGATGCCACAGACCTCTTTGATCGCTATGAGGAGGATTACAAGGATTTGCCCGGAGGGGGCTTCCCACATGTTGAGATCAACAAGATGCACATATCACAATCCATAGAG GCCCCCCTCACCACCACAGACACGGCTGTTCTCTCTGGCTCCCTGTCAACCCACAACGGAAACGGAGGAGGAAACATTAACCTGGCATTACGGAGAGTCACCTCTGCTAAGGGATGGGGGGAG GTAGAGTTTGGGGCAGGAGACTCACACGGGCCCCTCTTAGGAATGAAGATATTCCGCAACCTCACTGCTCGCTG CTTTGTGACTGCTCAGTGTGGATTCCAGTTCTCATCCCGGGGCGTGCGGCCTGGTTGCACCACGGTGCTGGCTCGGCACCTGGACAAGAACACCATGGGTTACCTGCAATGGCGCTGGGGCACCCAGTCCTCCATGAACACCAGCATCGTCAGGGACACCAAGACCAGCCACTTCACCTTCGCCATGCAG CTTGGGATCCCTCACTCCTTCATGATGATGAGCTACCAGTACAAGTTCCAGGACGATGAACAGACCAAAGTCAAGGGCTCAATCAA ATCAGGCTTTTTTGGGACAGTGGTGGAGTATGGTGCGGAGAGGAAGATCAGTCGGCACAGTGTCCTGGGGGCAACTGTCAGTGTAGGAGTACCTCAGGGAGTCTCCCTCAAGATAAA GCTGAACCGTGCCAGCCAGACATATTTCTTCCCCATCCATCTGACTGACCAGCTCCTGCCCAGTGCAGTGTTCTACGCCACGGTTGGACCACTCATCTTCTACCTCGCTATCCAGAGACTCATCATAAGGCCCTACGTGCGTGCCCAGCAGGAACA GGACCTAGAGAAGCACCGGGAGAGTTCAGCCTCGGACATTGCTAGGAAAAAGCAGGAGGCAGAATCTGCT GTTTTGCTAATGCAGGAGTCTGTGCGCAGGATCATTGAAACGGAGGAATCCAGAATGG GTCTCATCATCCTCAACGCTTGGTATGGCAAGTTTGTGACCGACAACAGTCGGAGGCATGAGCGGGCAAAGGTCATTGATGTGTCTGTTCCACTGCAATGCTTGGTGAAGGACTCCAAGCTCATCCTCACCGAGGCTACAAAG ACTGGATTACCTGGGTTCTATGACCCCTgtgtgggggaggagaagagCCTGAAAGTCCTGTATCAGTTCCGGGGGGTGATGCATCAAGTTCTCTCCCCTGATGGGGAAGCACTCAGGATACCAAAACAAT CTCACAGGATTGATGCTGACACATAG